The Methanoregula boonei 6A8 genome has a window encoding:
- a CDS encoding rubredoxin, with protein MQSYVCQACGHKYVPKKGDAAGNIPAGTSFEALPTDWTCPACFAGRDEFWPV; from the coding sequence ATGCAATCTTATGTCTGTCAGGCCTGTGGCCACAAGTACGTACCGAAGAAAGGGGACGCAGCAGGGAATATCCCGGCGGGAACCTCATTTGAGGCCCTGCCCACGGACTGGACCTGCCCGGCCTGTTTTGCCGGAAGGGACGAGTTTTGGCCCGTGTAA
- a CDS encoding ribonuclease III domain-containing protein, with product MPSPLSELETRLGFTIKDRTILDAALTRQAYINENPTAGNDCMDPLATVGDAVLGAVVATRLYESGIRDKGTLTSEKIRGVNRDKTRAFAEKFQLHKFIRWGKGEEKNKVWEQGSQAFDAAFEALIGAVFLDTRRQGKDGLAAVQVLLEGLKFF from the coding sequence ATGCCCTCCCCCCTCTCCGAACTCGAAACCCGGCTCGGCTTCACCATCAAAGACCGCACCATCCTTGATGCAGCCCTGACCCGGCAGGCGTACATTAACGAAAATCCCACAGCCGGAAATGACTGCATGGACCCGCTTGCCACTGTGGGCGACGCGGTGCTCGGGGCCGTGGTTGCAACCCGGCTGTACGAAAGCGGCATCCGGGACAAGGGTACACTCACCTCAGAAAAGATCCGGGGAGTCAACCGCGACAAGACCCGGGCATTCGCAGAAAAATTCCAGCTCCACAAATTCATCCGCTGGGGAAAAGGCGAGGAGAAAAATAAGGTCTGGGAGCAGGGGAGCCAGGCGTTCGACGCCGCATTTGAGGCACTCATTGGTGCCGTCTTCCTCGATACCCGTAGGCAGGGAAAAGACGGGCTTGCAGCAGTACAGGTGTTGCTCGAAGGCCTGAAGTTTTTTTAA
- a CDS encoding COG1361 family protein: MKPRFEKRLAVGMIIAALACLILLPVPIDGLKVIGSIYTGNVSPGQTVIFPMTISLGANDPPMDMVVDVMGFGQSPDKSYVALDPSSDTSPYSARSYISIDNRTFHLDPGASETVDATISVPGDAGPGGRYAIISIHGLPNGTGSTLVVTAINVPVMMTIDSPGITQTGTITGLTTGTIVAGQPLALITSFKNTGNHHYANTINNVQVTDGSGKQVALLSTDPTLYSIIPGNTVNFVVNLNAALSPGTYTMLSNVSLKDGTLLDSKTASFEVNSSYTAPVQETSVALTPKNPAVLASSDGRIAVSFPAGAVISDVTVTLKPFSLDQLPGLPAGTTAGGTCFEIDGLSGLLSKDAMISVNYSSSDLDAAGGDASKLVLARYDQSGSSWTLLPTTVNKDTTTLSATTNQFSTWAVIASSTPGTQTGGQSKGILAPDVTTVFLSLCLTVVIFGAWKRRER; encoded by the coding sequence ATGAAACCCCGGTTTGAAAAACGTCTGGCAGTCGGTATGATCATTGCGGCCCTTGCCTGTCTCATACTCCTGCCTGTCCCCATTGACGGCCTGAAAGTGATCGGTTCCATTTATACCGGTAACGTCTCGCCCGGCCAGACCGTTATCTTTCCGATGACCATAAGCCTGGGTGCAAATGATCCCCCCATGGATATGGTAGTGGATGTCATGGGATTCGGGCAGTCCCCGGATAAGAGTTATGTGGCCCTTGATCCGTCTTCTGATACCAGTCCCTACTCGGCCCGGAGCTACATCTCAATCGATAACCGGACATTCCATCTTGATCCCGGTGCTTCGGAAACGGTTGATGCGACGATCTCCGTGCCGGGTGATGCCGGTCCCGGCGGGAGATATGCAATTATTTCCATCCACGGTCTGCCGAACGGTACAGGATCCACACTCGTTGTTACAGCGATAAATGTCCCGGTGATGATGACGATCGACAGTCCCGGTATTACCCAGACAGGGACGATAACGGGTTTAACTACGGGAACTATTGTTGCAGGCCAACCGCTTGCTCTTATAACCTCATTTAAAAATACCGGCAATCACCACTATGCAAATACCATCAACAATGTGCAGGTCACTGACGGCAGCGGAAAACAGGTTGCCCTCTTGTCAACCGATCCTACACTGTACTCGATTATCCCCGGTAACACGGTCAATTTTGTCGTGAATCTCAATGCTGCATTGTCGCCGGGAACGTACACGATGCTGTCCAACGTATCCCTAAAGGACGGTACACTCCTCGATTCAAAGACTGCCAGCTTTGAAGTGAACAGCAGCTACACTGCTCCTGTGCAGGAAACAAGTGTCGCCCTGACCCCGAAAAACCCTGCGGTACTGGCATCTTCTGACGGGAGGATAGCGGTTAGTTTCCCGGCCGGTGCGGTCATATCGGATGTCACGGTTACGTTAAAACCGTTCTCACTGGATCAGCTTCCCGGACTGCCTGCCGGAACAACAGCCGGTGGCACGTGTTTCGAGATAGACGGGTTGTCCGGACTTCTCTCAAAAGATGCGATGATCAGTGTCAACTACTCCAGCTCAGATCTTGATGCTGCCGGGGGAGACGCATCGAAACTTGTTCTTGCACGGTACGACCAGTCCGGCAGCTCGTGGACCCTGCTCCCGACAACCGTGAACAAGGATACAACGACCCTGTCTGCAACAACAAACCAGTTCAGCACCTGGGCAGTCATCGCGTCTTCCACACCGGGTACACAAACCGGTGGACAGTCCAAAGGTATCCTTGCCCCGGATGTAACAACGGTCTTTCTCTCTCTTTGCCTGACTGTCGTAATCTTCGGGGCATGGAAGAGAAGAGAACGGTAA
- a CDS encoding sulfite exporter TauE/SafE family protein — protein MIVSLAAFLISCGIGVIAAVIGLGGGFLYVPTLTLIFGFDPRIAVGTSLAVMVFSSFAATVVYRRQGRVLYKAAAVIAIPSIAFSMLASVISSYIDTRLIIALFALALLAMSFEMLIPALHLIRKIGIGPLMALSCRDLDGTEKIIQIPYAHLVVWGAFGGFVSGVTGTSGGAYFVPALVALGVPVHWAVATSLLAVIPTVVTGASVHAFLGHVSVPFLVLYGAGAGMGACLGAYIAPRIHPDHIRKFFGVMLIFIAVLMIQQKVLTGI, from the coding sequence ATGATAGTTTCGCTTGCAGCGTTTTTGATCTCGTGCGGCATCGGTGTTATAGCTGCGGTCATCGGGCTTGGGGGCGGGTTTTTGTATGTCCCCACCCTCACCCTCATCTTCGGATTCGATCCACGCATTGCCGTGGGAACCAGTCTTGCCGTGATGGTTTTTTCCTCGTTTGCGGCAACCGTGGTGTACCGCCGTCAGGGGCGGGTCCTGTACAAGGCCGCTGCCGTGATCGCGATCCCAAGCATTGCATTCTCGATGCTGGCCTCGGTGATCTCCAGTTACATCGACACCCGGCTTATCATCGCGCTCTTTGCGCTGGCGCTCCTTGCCATGTCGTTTGAGATGCTCATCCCTGCCCTGCACCTGATCCGGAAGATCGGGATCGGTCCCTTGATGGCCCTTTCCTGCCGGGATCTTGACGGGACAGAGAAGATTATCCAAATCCCGTACGCCCATCTTGTGGTATGGGGGGCATTTGGGGGATTTGTAAGCGGTGTGACCGGGACAAGCGGAGGGGCGTACTTTGTCCCGGCGCTTGTTGCTCTGGGAGTACCGGTGCACTGGGCGGTGGCCACCTCACTCCTTGCCGTCATTCCTACCGTGGTGACCGGGGCATCCGTGCATGCATTTCTCGGGCATGTCTCGGTCCCGTTCCTAGTCCTGTACGGAGCCGGGGCCGGGATGGGAGCATGCCTTGGTGCGTATATTGCCCCCCGGATCCACCCGGACCACATAAGGAAGTTCTTTGGAGTAATGCTGATCTTTATCGCGGTCCTGATGATCCAGCAGAAGGTGCTGACAGGGATCTAA
- a CDS encoding response regulator codes for MVLMIPILYVDDEPSLLELGKLYLERTNEFTVTTAPSASVALDRLKSNSIKAIVSDYQMPDIDGIEFLKRVREKDKTIPFILFTGKGREEIAVKAFENGADSYIQKGGDSKSQFAELVQKLKVVVDHRRAEVQVTTLHRLYTTLSATNKAIIHIHDKKELLSEICRIAVDTGGFSLAWAGIANTQTHSIEPVAIAGSDKGFLGTITISTDDTPTGRGPTGTAFRKKSFNVCNDIERDSKKANPWRKGALEWGYRSLAAFPFATGSRNAGVITFYASEPGFFNDQIIRLLEEQSGDISFALQTLDHEEQRRAAENHLKKSELQYRRLFETAQDAILILDGDTGEVIDANTFILDMLGYPLEYFLGKHLWELGFLKNKSLAQDAFVRLKTQKYIRYEDLPLETQQGTPMHVEFISNVYAVGEKNIIQCNIRDITERKRAEDALALASKKLNLLSSITRHDINNQLQALSEYLELSKEVLADPAALSRYIANEERIAATIGHQIAFTREYEDLGVRAPVWQQLPEIIRLAGSQVPDNTIAFEFSTDHLEIYADPLLIKVFYNLFDNARQHGGGVTRITISPHISGAGLIITVEDNGKGIPGEDKPHVFERGFGKNTGLGLFLAREILSITGISISETGVPGTGARFEIAVPNEAFRFMDP; via the coding sequence ATGGTTCTTATGATACCCATTCTTTATGTGGATGATGAGCCTTCCCTGCTCGAGCTTGGCAAGCTGTATCTTGAGCGGACAAACGAATTTACCGTCACCACTGCACCATCCGCGTCTGTTGCACTCGATCGGTTAAAATCCAACAGTATCAAAGCCATTGTTTCCGATTACCAGATGCCGGACATTGATGGCATTGAATTTTTAAAACGGGTGAGGGAAAAGGACAAGACCATTCCGTTCATTTTGTTTACCGGCAAGGGCAGGGAAGAGATCGCGGTCAAAGCCTTTGAAAACGGTGCTGACTCGTATATCCAGAAAGGGGGGGATTCAAAATCGCAGTTTGCCGAGCTGGTGCAAAAGCTCAAGGTTGTCGTTGACCACCGGCGGGCGGAGGTCCAGGTCACTACCCTCCACCGGCTCTATACAACGCTTTCCGCAACCAACAAGGCGATCATCCATATTCATGACAAAAAGGAATTACTGAGCGAGATTTGCCGGATTGCTGTTGATACCGGTGGCTTTTCCCTGGCCTGGGCCGGCATTGCCAATACCCAAACCCACAGCATAGAACCCGTTGCGATAGCAGGTTCGGATAAGGGCTTCCTTGGTACGATCACCATATCGACCGATGACACACCAACCGGGAGGGGCCCGACCGGAACTGCATTCCGCAAAAAATCATTCAATGTCTGTAATGATATCGAACGTGATTCAAAGAAGGCGAATCCGTGGCGCAAAGGTGCACTCGAATGGGGCTATCGCTCGCTTGCTGCGTTCCCCTTTGCAACCGGTTCCCGAAATGCAGGTGTGATTACCTTCTATGCTTCTGAACCGGGATTTTTTAACGACCAGATCATCCGGCTTCTCGAAGAACAATCCGGGGATATCTCGTTTGCTCTCCAGACCCTTGACCACGAAGAGCAGCGAAGAGCAGCCGAAAACCACTTAAAAAAATCAGAACTCCAGTACCGGCGGCTGTTTGAAACTGCGCAGGATGCGATTCTGATCCTTGACGGGGATACCGGTGAAGTTATCGATGCAAATACCTTTATTCTCGATATGCTGGGATACCCGCTTGAGTATTTCCTCGGAAAGCACCTCTGGGAACTCGGGTTTCTTAAAAACAAATCCCTTGCACAGGATGCGTTTGTGAGATTGAAAACTCAGAAGTATATCCGGTATGAGGATCTGCCCCTTGAAACACAACAGGGCACGCCTATGCACGTGGAATTCATCAGTAATGTCTATGCCGTTGGTGAAAAGAATATCATCCAGTGCAACATCAGGGATATCACCGAACGGAAACGTGCTGAAGATGCACTCGCCCTTGCCAGTAAGAAACTCAACCTCCTCTCCTCGATAACCCGGCACGATATCAATAATCAGCTCCAGGCCCTGAGTGAATACCTGGAACTCTCAAAAGAGGTACTTGCTGACCCTGCTGCGCTCTCCCGGTATATTGCAAATGAGGAGCGTATAGCCGCAACCATCGGCCACCAGATCGCGTTTACCCGGGAATATGAGGATCTCGGGGTCAGGGCGCCGGTCTGGCAGCAGTTACCGGAGATTATTCGCTTGGCGGGATCGCAGGTTCCAGATAATACCATCGCCTTTGAATTTTCCACCGATCATCTTGAAATTTATGCAGACCCGCTTCTGATAAAGGTCTTTTATAACCTGTTCGATAATGCCCGGCAGCACGGCGGAGGAGTGACCCGGATAACTATATCCCCCCATATAAGCGGCGCCGGACTCATTATCACGGTTGAAGATAACGGAAAAGGAATACCCGGGGAAGACAAACCGCACGTGTTTGAACGCGGTTTTGGGAAAAATACCGGGCTTGGCCTGTTTCTCGCCCGTGAAATCCTGTCGATTACCGGTATTTCCATCAGTGAGACAGGTGTCCCGGGCACCGGAGCGCGGTTTGAGATTGCGGTCCCAAACGAAGCATTCCGGTTCATGGATCCGTAA
- the sixA gene encoding phosphohistidine phosphatase SixA, translating to MDLYLLRHGKAGQSPGGFDDNTRPLTAEGKKEIRNAGRFLKKRKIRFDGIATSPLLRARETAEIVAKVTGAKEDPAIWDELAPNGDPDTLCYQASQYGDDAVLLLVGHEPSLAGLISRVIAREGSASVALGKGGLAKIRHFSFEHSPSGELQWLLTSGLLSEME from the coding sequence ATGGACCTTTATCTTCTCCGGCACGGTAAAGCCGGGCAGTCCCCGGGCGGATTTGACGATAACACCCGGCCTTTGACCGCGGAAGGAAAAAAGGAGATCCGGAACGCAGGCCGGTTCCTTAAGAAAAGGAAGATCCGGTTTGACGGGATCGCAACAAGCCCCCTGCTCCGGGCCCGCGAAACTGCGGAGATCGTGGCAAAAGTGACCGGCGCAAAAGAGGACCCGGCAATCTGGGACGAGCTAGCCCCCAACGGCGACCCGGATACCTTGTGCTACCAGGCCTCGCAGTACGGCGATGATGCAGTGCTCCTTCTTGTGGGCCACGAGCCCTCGCTTGCCGGCCTGATCTCGCGGGTCATTGCCAGGGAAGGCAGCGCTTCGGTTGCGCTCGGGAAAGGAGGCCTTGCCAAGATCCGGCACTTTTCATTCGAACACTCCCCATCCGGTGAGCTCCAGTGGCTGCTTACCTCCGGGCTGCTTTCTGAAATGGAATAA
- a CDS encoding PDDEXK family nuclease: MPTPHEIGKAGEGCAVELFKGKGFTIDKWDTHTLGTANIEAHSREGKILVQVKSAIFDEPSYLSAKEQRNVKALATRIGAVAWEAKVILNTNLDLVGDIRLRQLD; this comes from the coding sequence ATGCCAACACCACATGAAATAGGAAAGGCCGGAGAGGGATGTGCAGTCGAATTGTTTAAAGGAAAAGGATTCACCATCGATAAATGGGATACTCATACTCTGGGTACAGCAAACATCGAAGCGCATAGCAGAGAGGGTAAAATCCTTGTCCAGGTAAAATCGGCGATTTTTGACGAACCCTCATATTTATCCGCGAAAGAGCAAAGGAACGTAAAAGCACTGGCTACAAGAATTGGTGCTGTTGCATGGGAAGCAAAAGTTATCTTAAATACAAATTTAGATCTCGTCGGTGATATCCGGTTAAGACAACTGGATTAG
- the thsA gene encoding thermosome subunit alpha, which translates to MSQQLGGQPIIILREGTTRNRGEEAQASNIAAAKAVATAVRSTLGPKGMDKMLIDGMGDIVITNDGATILKEMDIEHPAAKMMIEIAKTQDDEVGDGTTSAVVIAGELLKQAEGLLQSHVHPTVIAEGYRQAAVKSQEILAGIAIAVQPADTAMLEKVAETAISGKGAEAYKKLLCAMVVKAVSSIADPDGTVDIKHINVQKKVGGAVEDTVLIEGMVLDKERANPGMPKKVKDAKILLLNAAVEFKKTEVSAEINISRPEQLQAFLDEEAQMVHALAEKIIASGATVLFCQKGIDDLAQHYLTKAGILAVRRVKKSDMENLARATGAALVNSIDAISPSDLGTAGLVEEKKFSGEEMIMVAQCKNPKAVSIIIRGGSDHVIDEIERALHDALMVVSVVVKDKKIVAGGGAPETELALQLRHYASTIGGRIQLAIEAFASAMDVIPRALAENAGLDPINLLVAIRAEHESGHRTFGLDVYAGKPVDMLKAGVVEPLRVKTQAITSATEAAVMILRIDDVISSSKSSAPHGGMPPGGMGQMPPGMGDY; encoded by the coding sequence ATGTCACAACAGCTTGGCGGACAGCCAATTATTATTCTCCGGGAGGGGACAACACGGAATCGGGGCGAGGAGGCCCAGGCAAGCAACATTGCCGCAGCAAAGGCAGTGGCAACTGCGGTCCGGTCGACCCTTGGGCCAAAAGGCATGGACAAGATGCTCATCGACGGCATGGGTGATATTGTCATCACCAACGATGGCGCAACCATCTTAAAAGAGATGGACATTGAACATCCCGCCGCAAAGATGATGATCGAGATCGCAAAGACCCAGGATGACGAGGTCGGCGACGGGACCACATCGGCCGTTGTCATCGCCGGTGAACTCTTAAAGCAGGCAGAGGGACTGCTCCAGTCGCATGTTCACCCGACCGTTATTGCGGAAGGGTACCGGCAGGCGGCCGTAAAGTCACAGGAGATCCTCGCGGGAATTGCTATTGCCGTACAACCCGCCGATACCGCGATGCTTGAAAAAGTTGCAGAGACGGCGATCAGCGGCAAGGGTGCAGAGGCCTACAAAAAACTGCTCTGTGCGATGGTGGTAAAAGCGGTCTCCTCTATTGCCGACCCTGACGGGACTGTCGACATCAAACACATCAATGTGCAAAAGAAAGTCGGCGGTGCCGTGGAAGATACCGTTCTTATCGAAGGCATGGTCCTTGACAAGGAGCGGGCAAACCCCGGCATGCCAAAAAAGGTAAAGGATGCAAAGATTCTCCTCTTAAACGCGGCAGTCGAGTTCAAAAAGACCGAGGTCAGCGCCGAGATCAACATCTCCCGTCCCGAGCAGTTGCAGGCCTTCCTTGACGAGGAAGCCCAGATGGTGCACGCCCTTGCAGAAAAGATCATTGCAAGCGGTGCGACGGTATTGTTCTGCCAGAAAGGCATTGACGACCTCGCCCAGCACTATCTCACAAAAGCCGGCATTCTTGCAGTTCGCCGGGTAAAAAAGAGCGACATGGAGAACCTTGCCCGTGCTACCGGTGCAGCGCTTGTCAACAGCATCGATGCCATTTCCCCCTCTGATCTCGGGACTGCCGGCCTTGTGGAGGAAAAGAAGTTCTCCGGTGAAGAGATGATCATGGTCGCACAATGCAAAAACCCAAAAGCAGTCTCCATTATTATCCGTGGCGGGTCCGATCATGTTATCGATGAGATCGAGCGTGCCCTCCATGATGCGCTCATGGTCGTCAGCGTTGTCGTAAAAGACAAAAAAATCGTTGCCGGGGGTGGGGCTCCCGAGACCGAGCTTGCGCTCCAGTTGCGGCATTATGCCTCGACCATCGGGGGCCGTATCCAGCTTGCCATTGAAGCATTTGCCTCAGCAATGGATGTTATTCCCCGTGCCCTTGCCGAGAACGCCGGCCTTGATCCTATCAATTTGCTTGTTGCGATCCGGGCTGAGCATGAATCCGGGCACCGGACGTTCGGCCTTGATGTGTACGCGGGAAAACCTGTTGACATGCTTAAGGCCGGTGTTGTTGAGCCGCTGAGGGTCAAGACCCAGGCGATCACGAGCGCAACAGAAGCGGCGGTCATGATCCTGCGCATCGACGATGTCATCTCCTCGTCGAAATCCTCAGCCCCGCATGGCGGGATGCCACCCGGCGGGATGGGCCAGATGCCCCCGGGAATGGGAGACTATTAA
- a CDS encoding isochorismatase family protein, protein MIVLRLLADADIPVIKSWPHYPPEFAGLDYSLRDGGWLDTHRNEPGTVVFAATENGKLVGFSLLVQGLEGVSEFMVALHPERIGGGLGRTIVRLTLARGFSCPGTARIRLIVRKNNFRAKALYTSLHFVRTGELVKEIQGDPVAFFEMEITREDFTKGEGIMKQVLLVIDVQNEYFSGALPVTYPEGSLGNILKAMDHAHSARMPVVVIRHTNPAPGAPAFGQGSPGADLHPEIKKRQADLVIEKHYPGSFTGTELSAWLKENRITTVTIAGYMTQMCCDTTARQAFHEGYAVNFLSDATGTLSITNTAGSVSAADLHRAILVTQQMVFSRVLSTAEWIAET, encoded by the coding sequence ATGATCGTCCTGCGTCTTCTTGCCGATGCAGATATTCCGGTGATCAAATCCTGGCCGCATTATCCGCCGGAATTTGCCGGGCTGGACTACAGCCTGCGGGACGGAGGCTGGCTGGACACGCACCGGAATGAACCCGGTACCGTGGTCTTTGCAGCAACAGAGAACGGTAAACTTGTCGGCTTCTCGCTCCTGGTGCAGGGCCTTGAAGGGGTGTCCGAGTTCATGGTGGCGCTCCACCCTGAACGGATCGGGGGCGGTCTCGGGAGAACGATCGTACGCCTGACGCTCGCACGAGGGTTTTCCTGCCCGGGGACTGCACGGATCCGGCTGATTGTAAGAAAGAACAATTTCCGGGCAAAGGCCCTCTATACCTCCCTGCATTTTGTACGGACCGGGGAACTGGTCAAGGAGATCCAGGGAGATCCTGTAGCATTCTTTGAAATGGAGATCACCCGGGAAGATTTTACCAAAGGAGAAGGGATTATGAAACAGGTATTGCTGGTCATCGATGTGCAGAACGAATATTTCAGCGGGGCCCTGCCAGTCACGTACCCGGAGGGCAGCCTTGGGAATATCCTAAAAGCCATGGACCATGCGCACAGCGCCCGCATGCCGGTGGTCGTCATCCGTCACACAAACCCTGCCCCGGGTGCGCCGGCATTTGGGCAGGGATCGCCGGGCGCAGATCTCCACCCGGAGATCAAAAAGCGTCAGGCAGATCTCGTAATTGAGAAGCACTATCCCGGGAGTTTTACCGGGACGGAGCTTTCCGCGTGGCTTAAGGAAAACAGGATCACCACCGTGACGATTGCAGGATACATGACCCAGATGTGCTGCGATACGACCGCCCGACAGGCATTCCACGAAGGCTATGCCGTGAACTTCCTCTCCGATGCCACCGGGACGCTGTCGATTACAAACACTGCCGGGTCTGTCTCCGCTGCCGATCTCCACCGGGCAATCCTCGTCACCCAGCAGATGGTTTTTTCCCGGGTGCTTTCCACCGCAGAGTGGATCGCGGAGACTTAA
- a CDS encoding ice-binding family protein gives MHGTKKNTGKRFSIVFTLALIGLVTAAIIPGVEGVSTVNLGAAGNYTILAKSAISTTGTTSVGGDMGISPAVATYITGFGLTLDSSGQFSTSSLVTGKVYAADYTAPTPADLTLAVSNMESAYTDASTRSPPDYTDIGSGGEIGGLTLAPGLYKFTGAVTISNDLVLNGSASDVWIFQIPGALGISSGKHVILSGGAQAKNIFWVVGGATTLGTTSVFNGNILDFTAVTLNNGATLNGRALAQTAVTLDGDTLSVPTATPTPTPTPTPTPTPTVTETSSIEISITGTELPWALSPGTTYTENNVLQVVVNSTADWAVDASDADTTNTNGFMTDWSGSAYVPGTKLAHALQVNANAGPYVTLPSGGSILTGTAGASQTYPLGFRQEVTYANPVLPSPHVYRIVVTLTGTTL, from the coding sequence ATGCATGGTACAAAAAAAAATACCGGAAAACGTTTCTCCATTGTATTTACCCTTGCGTTAATCGGGCTCGTGACTGCCGCGATAATTCCCGGTGTAGAGGGTGTTTCAACCGTGAATCTTGGAGCAGCCGGTAATTATACGATCCTCGCAAAATCTGCAATCTCAACCACGGGAACCACATCAGTTGGCGGGGATATGGGGATCAGCCCTGCCGTTGCGACGTACATAACCGGATTTGGGCTGACGCTGGACTCCTCGGGCCAGTTTTCAACATCGTCCCTGGTGACGGGAAAGGTCTATGCAGCGGACTATACGGCTCCCACTCCTGCTGACCTCACCTTAGCGGTAAGTAACATGGAGTCAGCGTACACGGATGCCTCCACACGATCTCCCCCGGATTATACGGACATTGGATCCGGCGGGGAAATTGGCGGGCTGACACTCGCCCCGGGTCTTTATAAGTTCACCGGTGCCGTGACAATATCAAACGATCTTGTCCTCAATGGAAGCGCGAGTGATGTATGGATCTTCCAGATACCGGGTGCTCTTGGTATCAGCTCCGGTAAACACGTTATCCTGAGTGGCGGTGCACAGGCAAAGAACATCTTCTGGGTGGTCGGTGGCGCCACGACACTGGGAACAACATCTGTTTTCAACGGGAATATCCTGGATTTCACCGCGGTTACGCTCAACAATGGCGCAACATTAAACGGACGTGCACTGGCACAGACCGCGGTTACCCTTGACGGGGATACCCTGTCAGTACCAACAGCTACACCAACGCCAACTCCAACACCTACCCCTACACCCACACCAACGGTAACAGAGACTTCATCTATTGAAATATCAATTACCGGAACAGAATTGCCATGGGCTCTTTCTCCCGGAACCACCTATACGGAGAATAACGTATTACAAGTCGTTGTCAACAGCACGGCGGATTGGGCGGTCGACGCCAGTGATGCAGATACAACGAATACGAATGGTTTTATGACAGACTGGAGCGGGAGTGCATACGTACCTGGTACCAAACTTGCACACGCGTTACAGGTTAATGCAAATGCAGGACCGTATGTTACCTTACCGTCCGGCGGATCTATCCTCACCGGGACGGCCGGTGCGTCACAAACCTATCCTCTCGGATTCCGGCAGGAGGTAACCTATGCCAATCCGGTTCTTCCCAGCCCCCATGTGTACCGTATTGTTGTGACGTTGACGGGTACAACCCTGTAA
- a CDS encoding PKD domain-containing protein — translation MHPDTILTRRCGKIIRGIFIVVLITSLLFFSPAVAGDPKLTIVLTARIVPVSSAWFATNVTEGPALLPVAFTDQSTDMPVSWKWDFGDGAVDTVRNPVHIFETPGIYTVLLTVGTMSGNSSRAAQIIDVGAPPDALGSNTLRTSAIGPGTTTTLDFSAQAGTSIDITTNNSVQAGTPVTVTEYSSPPFPEMSLPAFTAAGRYIAISAQGLEANVSSVTITMQEPAPLPAGVTEANLVIEFFDPATDTWTVLPCTLDTTSHTISTTSTHLSAYGLFASPVTAAPGSGSSSGASEGGFLSGGSSSGGSGSVGLLQFFQLAPVRAPLTPAGIHVNTPAVVPVSAQKAPVQTPAAGTSAQTSPGLPLMGIAVVVAVLAITGVALLAFARRNT, via the coding sequence ATGCACCCGGATACGATACTAACCAGAAGATGCGGAAAAATAATCCGTGGCATTTTTATTGTCGTTCTCATCACTTCTCTTCTTTTCTTCTCCCCGGCGGTTGCCGGAGATCCAAAACTCACGATCGTCCTGACCGCACGAATTGTTCCTGTCTCATCAGCCTGGTTTGCCACAAACGTCACGGAGGGACCTGCACTGCTTCCGGTAGCATTTACCGACCAGTCCACAGACATGCCGGTATCCTGGAAATGGGACTTCGGGGACGGGGCTGTGGATACCGTCCGGAACCCGGTGCACATCTTCGAGACCCCGGGCATATACACGGTTCTGCTGACCGTTGGTACAATGTCCGGCAATTCGTCACGAGCAGCACAAATTATCGATGTGGGTGCGCCGCCGGATGCGCTGGGATCCAATACCCTCAGGACATCAGCGATCGGCCCGGGAACAACAACGACTCTTGACTTTTCAGCGCAGGCCGGGACGAGTATCGATATAACGACAAACAACAGCGTACAGGCCGGTACACCGGTCACCGTGACCGAATATTCCAGCCCGCCGTTTCCAGAAATGTCACTTCCGGCATTTACTGCTGCAGGCAGGTACATTGCAATCTCCGCACAGGGGCTGGAAGCAAATGTCAGCTCGGTAACCATAACGATGCAGGAACCGGCCCCCCTCCCGGCAGGTGTCACCGAGGCAAACCTTGTAATCGAATTCTTCGACCCTGCAACCGACACCTGGACCGTTCTTCCCTGTACCCTCGATACCACCAGCCACACGATATCGACCACATCCACGCATCTGAGCGCCTACGGGCTGTTTGCATCACCAGTGACTGCAGCACCCGGGAGTGGCAGCTCTTCTGGCGCAAGTGAAGGGGGCTTTCTCTCCGGAGGGAGTTCCTCCGGCGGCAGTGGCAGTGTAGGTCTCCTGCAATTTTTCCAGCTGGCGCCTGTCCGGGCTCCTCTGACACCGGCAGGAATTCATGTGAACACTCCGGCAGTAGTACCTGTATCTGCCCAGAAGGCACCGGTCCAGACTCCTGCAGCGGGAACATCGGCACAGACTTCACCCGGGCTTCCCCTCATGGGAATAGCAGTTGTCGTGGCAGTACTTGCCATAACCGGTGTTGCACTGCTGGCATTTGCCCGGAGGAACACATAA